The Mercurialis annua linkage group LG2, ddMerAnnu1.2, whole genome shotgun sequence genome contains a region encoding:
- the LOC126667695 gene encoding transmembrane 9 superfamily member 8-like, translating into MEPRRGGFRFRSSSKTMRFVSSLCFLLLIHGASSFYLPGVAPEDFVKGDELKVKVNKLTSIKTQLPYSFYSLPYCRPAKIVDSAENLGEVLRGDRIENSPYVFKMWEPETCKILCNVKFDAKTVKEFKEKIDDEYRVNMILDNLPLVVPRQRLDQELPTVYQLGYHVGLKGQYSGSKEEKYFIHNHLAFTVKYHRDLQTGSARIVGFEVKPLSVKHEYEGKWNDAKTRLTTCDASAKHLVVNSNTPQEVEENKEVIFTYDVEFQESEVKWASRWDTYLLMSDDQIHWFSIVNSLMIVLFLSGMVAMIMLRTLYRDISKYNELETQEEAQEETGWKLVHGDVFRPPANSDLLCVYVGTGVQFLGMALVTMMFAILGFLSPSNRGGLMTAMLLLYVFMGIFAGYAAARLYKMFKGTEWRKIALRTAVLFPGIVSAIFFVLNVLIWGQKSSGAVPFGTMFALVFLWFGISLPLVFVGSYIGFRKPAIDDPVKTNKIPRQIPEQAWYMNSAFSILIGGILPFGAVFIELFFILTSIWLNQFYYIFGFLFLVFIILLITCAEITVVLCYFQLCSEDYLWWWRSYLTSGSSALYLFLYATFYFFTKLEITKLVSGVLYFGYMLIASYAFFVLTGTIGFYACFWFTRLIYSSVKID; encoded by the exons ATGGAGCCACGGCGCGGTGGTTTCCGGTTCAGATCTTCATCCAAAACGATGCGTTTCGTCTCGTCTCTTTGCTTTCTCTTGCTCATCCACGGCGCTTCTTCTTTCTACCTCCCCGGTGTCGCTCCCGAGGATTTCGTCAAG GGAGATGAATTGAAGGTCAAAGTGAACAAGCTGACCTCTATAAAAACACAGCTTCCTTACTCGTTCTATTCGCTTCCTTATTGTCGCCCTGCCAAGATTGTAGATAGTGCAGAAAATCTTGGGGAAGTACTTCGTGGTGATCGTATTGAAAATTCTCCCTATGTG TTCAAAATGTGGGAGCCAGAAACTTGCAAAATTCTTTGCAATGTTAAATTTGATGCCAAAACCGTGAAGGAGTTTAAAGAGAAGATTGATGACGAATATCGGGTTAACAT GATCCTTGATAATCTTCCGCTTGTGGTTCCAAGACAGAGGTTGGATCAGGAATTGCCTACTGTCTACCAACTTGGTTATCATGTTGGTCTAAAAGGGCAATATAGCGGG AGCAAGGAGGAAAAGTATTTTATCCACAATCATTTGGCATTCACTGTCAAGTATCACAGGGACTTGCAAACTGGTTCTGCAAGAATTGTTGGATTTGAAGTTAAGCCATTGAG TGTTAAGCATGAATATGAAGGAAAATGGAATGATGCAAAGACACGTTTAACGACATGTGATGCTAGTGCAAAGCACCTAGTTGTGAATTCGAACACCCCTCAAGAAGTCGAAGAGAACAAAGAAGTAATTTTCACATATGATGTAGAATTCCAG GAGAGTGAAGTGAAGTGGGCATCTAGATGGGATACTTATCTCTTAATGAGTGATGACCAAATTCATTGGTTCTCAATTGTCAATTCATTGATGATTGTCCTCTTCCTTTCGGGAATGGTGGCAATGATTATGCTACGTACACTTTACCGTGACATATCCAAGTACAATGAACTTGAGACCCAAGAAGAGGCCCAAGAAGAGACTGGATGGAAGCTTGTGCATGGAGATGTTTTTAGGCCACCAGCAAATTCAGATTTATTATGTGTCTATGTTGGAACAGGTGTTCAGTTTCTTGGAATGGCCCTTGTTACCATGATGTTTGCGATTCTAGGATTCTTATCCCCTTCAAACCGAGGTGGTCTAATGACAGCCATGCTCTTGCTTTATGTTTTCATGGGGATTTTTGCTGGTTATGCTGCTGCTCGCTTGTATAAAATGTTTAAAGGAACAGAGTGGAGGAAAATTGCTCTCAGAACTGCAGTTTTGTTCCCAGGGATCGTCTCTGCCATCTTCTTTGTCTTAAATGTTCTCATCTGGGGTCAGAAATCGTCTGGAGCTGTGCCATTTGGGACAATGTTTGCTCTGGTGTTCTTATGGTTTGGGATTTCATTGCCACTTGTGTTCGTGGGAAGTTATATTGGGTTTAGGAAGCCAGCAATTGATGATCCTGTGAAGACAAATAAGATTCCGAGGCAGATCCCAGAACAAGCTTGGTACATGAACTCAGCCTTCTCAATTCTAATCGGAGGAATACTTCCTTTCGGAGCTGTCTTCATCGAACTCTTCTTCATCCTCACCTCTATCTGGCTTAACCAGTTCTACTACATCTTTGGTTTCCTTTTCCTAGTGTTCATTATCCTCCTCATCACCTGTGCCGAAATAACTGTAGTGCTCTGCTACTTCCAGTTGTGCAGCGAAGACTACCTTTGGTGGTGGAGATCATACCTCACATCAGGCTCCTCCGCGCTTTATCTCTTCCTGTATGCAACATTCTACTTCTTCACAAAGCTCGAGATAACGAAGCTGGTCTCTGGTGTGTTATACTTCGGATACATGCTCATCGCATCGTATGCATTTTTTGTGTTGACCGGCACCATTGGATTTTATGCTTGCTTCTGGTTCACAAGGCTTATCTACTCATCCGTGAAAATTGATTAA
- the LOC126670200 gene encoding early nodulin-like protein 13 — protein MAHSQRMSVVSSLLLIIALCFSLSEAKDILIGGKSDAWKVPSSEADSLNKWAESSRFRIDDSLVWKYDGQKDSVLEVSKEDYLSCNVSNPIAEYKNGNTKVKLERAGPYYFISGAEGHCVKGQKMIVTVLSPRHRRFTGIAPAPSPAEIDGPAVPPTSAAASLRFKDSLVVVFSGVLFWGLF, from the exons ATGGCTCATTCTCAAAGAATGTCAGTAGTGTCTTCTTTACTGCTCATTATTGCTCTGTGTTTTAGCTTATCCGAAGCTAAAGATATACTAATTGGTGGCAAATCAGACGCATGGAAAGTCCCATCTTCTGAAGCTGATTCTCTCAACAAATGGGCTGAAAGTTCTCGTTTTCGCATTGATGATTCTCTTG TGTGGAAGTACGACGGCCAAAAAGACTCAGTCTTGGAGGTGAGTAAGGAGGATTATCTGAGCTGCAATGTCTCGAACCCTATTGCAGAGTACAAAAATGGGAACACCAAGGTGAAGCTTGAGAGAGCTGGGCCGTACTATTTCATCAGTGGAGCTGAGGGTCACTGTGTTAAAGGGCAGAAGATGATTGTGACTGTTTTGTCCCCACGGCACAGGAGGTTTACTGGTATTGCTCCGGCGCCTTCACCGGCTGAAATTGATGGGCCTGCTGTTCCTCCGACGAGCGCTGCTGCTAGCTTGAGGTTTAAGGACAGCTTGGTGGTGGTGTTTTCGGGGGTTTTGTTTTGGGGTTTGTTTTGA
- the LOC126670391 gene encoding uncharacterized protein LOC126670391, which yields MAGNEEWKKRADTHKMSPEEVKAAGVEGARRPPGHNPGEILHQRRRLPFSTTTMTVGGFLIVATIGYMVLYSKKKPEASAGDVARVATNTADPKDTHPRK from the coding sequence ATGGCAGGAAATGAAGAGTGGAAAAAAAGAGCAGACACCCACAAAATGAGTCCTGAAGAAGTGAAAGCCGCCGGAGTAGAAGGAGCAAGACGGCCACCGGGTCATAACCCCGGCGAGATTTTGCACCAGAGGCGGCGGTTGCCTTTCAGCACCACCACTATGACTGTGGGAGGGTTTCTGATTGTAGCTACTATTGGATATATGGTGCTTTACTCCAAGAAAAAACCTGAAGCAAGTGCTGGAGATGTAGCTCGAGTTGCCACCAATACTGCTGATCCTAAGGATACTCATCCCAGGAAGTAG
- the LOC126670201 gene encoding nucleoid-associated protein At4g30620, chloroplastic-like yields MVFCTASNGASSCCSTPQLGICGSGSPTFHNNPSFSSLSFCKVNSFAYHVGPLIASRPHSKTGQVSLSLRLNSLFGGKKDNNDNGDDKQSKAGLLGNMQNLYETVKKAQMVVQVEAVRVQKELAAAEFDGYCEDELIKATLSGNQQPVRIEITEAALELGADKLSLLVTEAYKDAHQKSVKEMKDKMGNLAQSLGLPPNLNDELKL; encoded by the exons ATGGTATTTTGTACGGCAAGTAATGGTGCTTCATCTTGTTGTTCGACTCCACAACTAGGAATCTGTGGCTCAGGCTCACCCACTTTCCACAACAACCCTTCTTTTTCATCCCTCTCCTTCT GTAAAGTAAACTCATTTGCGTATCACGTTGGACCTCTGATTGCCTCGCGACCTCACAGTAAGACTGGGCAAGTGTCGTTGTCTTTACGTTTGAACAGTTTATTTGGGGGCAAAAAGGATAATAACGATAATGGCGATGACAAACAGTCAAAG GCAGGATTACTGGGTAATATGCAAAATCTATATGAAACTGTGAAGAAAGCACAAATGGTAGTCCAGGTCGAGGCTGTTCGTGTGCAGAAAGAACTTGCTGC AGCGGAGTTTGATGGCTATTGCGAAGATGAATTAATAAAG GCAACACTTTCGGGCAACCAGCAACCTGTGAGAATTGAGATCACTGAGGCTGCATTGGAACTTGGGGCTGAT AAATTGTCTCTTCTGGTAACCGAGGCCTACAAGGATGCACACCAGAAGAGTGTCAAG GAAATGAAGGATAAGATGGGAAATCTTGCCCAAAGTTTAGGACTGCCGCCAAACCTCAACGACGAACTGAAATTATGA